In a genomic window of Candidatus Stygibacter australis:
- a CDS encoding 2Fe-2S iron-sulfur cluster-binding protein yields MITLTLNGKEIKTEPGKTILELAQEHGYEIPTLCHDEELQPFGSCWVCAVKVEGRRGFVTACGTDIYDGMKIWTDTEDVHDARKTALELLLSDHYADCEAPCTVACPDHVDIQTYVSLIANGQYQEAVKVIKEKLPMPLSIGRVCPAFCEAECRRSIVDEPIAIRHLKRHAADFDLGLDYSYIPEKEADKGKKIAIIGAGPSGLTCGYYL; encoded by the coding sequence ATGATAACATTAACTTTAAATGGAAAAGAAATAAAGACTGAGCCAGGCAAGACAATTCTTGAACTGGCGCAAGAACACGGATATGAAATACCTACACTCTGCCATGATGAGGAATTACAACCTTTCGGAAGCTGCTGGGTATGTGCTGTAAAGGTTGAGGGACGCAGAGGATTTGTTACCGCCTGTGGAACCGATATCTATGACGGTATGAAGATCTGGACAGATACCGAAGATGTGCATGATGCCAGGAAAACAGCATTAGAACTGCTTTTAAGTGATCATTATGCTGATTGTGAAGCTCCCTGTACAGTGGCCTGCCCTGATCATGTGGATATTCAAACCTATGTCTCCCTGATTGCCAATGGTCAATACCAGGAAGCTGTGAAAGTGATCAAAGAGAAGCTGCCCATGCCTTTATCAATAGGAAGAGTATGTCCGGCTTTTTGTGAAGCAGAATGTCGTCGCAGTATTGTGGATGAGCCCATTGCCATCCGTCATCTTAAACGTCATGCAGCAGATTTTGATTTAGGACTTGATTACAGCTATATTCCTGAGAAAGAAGCAGATAAGGGTAAGAAGATTGCCATTATTGGTGCTGGACCTTCCGGATTAACCTGTGGATATTATCTG